A genomic segment from Oncorhynchus keta strain PuntledgeMale-10-30-2019 chromosome 9, Oket_V2, whole genome shotgun sequence encodes:
- the helq gene encoding helicase POLQ-like isoform X2: MYCSDPEDLFGDYDSIVSDSSFLAKLDRVGQNMRQNDIEHTTSSRCPVILLAGNPDFTSLKSSTDNCPKQSCDDSMTESFLEGFTDDAFLDMPSSQLAFLQDPQTADRNCCTDEDKTSMSMRHPEKSVSTEDRNERHIAPKARKSVSDHLKRAMMANAATPSSVSRTAVQKEAVVTEEISVAMQAVESVSMATTDLGPFFGLPTKVKELICNLKGIKDLYEWQKTCLNLDSVQQRRNLIYSLPTSGGKTLVAEILILKELLCRRKDALFILPYVSLVQEKVRALASFGLELDFMVEEYAGSKGRFPPVKGRGKRSLYIATIEKAHGLVNSLIETNRLDNVGLVVVDELHMLGDGSRGAIIEMTLAKVLYISKSTQIIGMSATLGNLQDIQKFLKAESYTNDFRPVELKEYVKLKDSIYEVDPKEEECFRFSRVLNFKYSSAMQKIDQDHIVALVTEVIPSQSCLVFCPTKKNCENVAGMICKYLKEDFIQHKQAEKAVLLGELRSSGNGSLCPVLKKTVPYGLAYHHSGLTSEERKLVEEAYSAGVLCLLTCTSTLAAGINLPARRVILRSPYVAADFLKRSQYKQMVGRAGRAGIDTHGESILILQDKDKVLVKKLVSAPMEICKSNLMHSDGKGVLSLILSVIGLNITNSLEQIRDFMSGTLLSVQEKQVCLERSLWEVTQECVELLKEKGLVTVSTEPQDGSLQVTKLGRATYKGSVDLTYCDLLYRDLSKGLESLMLNSFLHLIYLVTPYDMVSQCKPDWMVYFRQFTMSSAAEQKMCAAVGVSESFVARKAAGQNVKKNVDQVVVSRLYLALVLQSLLKETDLWSVADRFQLSRGFIQTLLSSSSVFCSCVLHFTEELEEFWPFKALLTELTRRLTYCVQAELIPLMEVAGVMERRAKLLYNAGYKTLAHLANADPNVLAKTVENLFKKQANQIVASAKMLLNEKADALQEEMDDLLMMPLDLLSL, encoded by the exons ATG TACTGCAGTGACCCTGAGGATTTATTTGGGGACTATGACAGCATTGTAAGCGACAGCTCTTTCCTGGCAAAGCTCGATAGAGTGGGGCAGAACATGAGACAGAATGACATTGAACATACAACCAGCAGCAGATGCCCTGTGATTCTGCTTGCTGGGAACCCTGACTTCACTTCACTGAAGTCTTCAACAGACAACTGTCCGAAACAATCATGTGATGACTCAATGACAGAATCATTCCTGGAGGGCTTCACAGATGATGCTTTCCTAGACATGCCAAGCTCACAACTCGCTTTTCTACAAGATCCCCAAACAGCAGACAGGAACTGCTGTACAGATGAGGACAAAACCTCCATGTCTATGAGACATCCTGAGAAGTCTGTCAGCACTGAAGATAGAAATGAGAGGCATATCGCCCCCAAGGCAAGGAAGAGCGTGTCCGATCATCTGAAGAGAGCTATGATGGCTAATGCAGCAACTCCTTCTAGTGTCTCCCGGACTGCAGTGCAGAAGGAGGCCGTAGTTACAGAGGAGATCAGTGTTGCCATGCAGGCTGTGGAATCTGTCTCCATGGCGACAACAGACCTTGGGCCTTTCTTTGGTCTTCCCACCAAAGTGAAGGAGCTGATATGCAATCTCAAAGGAATCAAAGATTTATATG AATGGCAGAAAACTTGTCTAAACCTGGACTCAGTTCAGCAGAGGAGAAACCTCATCTACTCTCTTCCCACCAGTGGTGGGAAGACTTTGGTGGCTGAGATACTTATCCTCAAAGAGCTTCTGTGCAGAAGGAAGGATGCCCTTTTCATCCTGCCTTATGTATCTCTAGTGCAGGAGAAG GTTCGAGCTTTGGCCAGTTTTGGCCTGGAGCTAGACTTCATGGTGGAGGAGTATGCTGGCAGTAAGGGCAGGTTCCCTCCAGTGAAGGGAAGGGGCAAGAGGTCCCTGTACATTGCCACTATAGAGAAGGCACACGGCCTGGTAAACTCTCTCAtagagacaaacagactggacaATGTGGGGCTGGTGGTTGTGGACGAG CTCCACATGTTGGGTGATGGTAGCAGAGGAGCTATCATTGAGATGACTCTCGCCAAAGTGCTCTATATCAGTA AGTCAACTCAGATCATTGGAATGAGTGCTACTCTGGGCAATCTCCAAGATATACAGAAGTTTCTGAAGGCAGAGAGCTACACTAATGACTTCAGACCG GTTGAGCTGAAGGAGTATGTGAAACTGAAGGACAGCATATACGAGGTGGACCCCAAGGAGGAGGAGTGCTTCAGATTCTCTCGGGTCCTGAACTTTAAG TACTCCAGTGCCATGCAGAAGATCGATCAGGATCATATTGTTGCCTTGGTGACTGAGGTCATTCCAAGCCAGTCTTGCCTTGTTTTCTGTCCCACCAAGAAGAACTGTGAGAACGTGGCTGGGATGATATGCAAGTACCTGAAAGA GGACTTTATCCAACACAAGCAGGCAGAGAAGGCTGTGTTGCTGGGGGAGCTGAGGAGCAGTGGGAATGGCTCCCTGTGTCCGGTGCTCAAGAAGACTGTGCCGTATGGCCTGGCTTACCACCACAGTGGGTTGACCAGTGAAGAGAGGAAGCTGGTGGAGGAGGCCTACTCTGCAGGggttctctgtctcctcacctgcACTTCTACGCTGGCTGCAGGAATCAACCTACCTGCTCGGAG AGTGATTCTGCGTTCTCCGTACGTGGCGGCAGACTTCCTGAAGAGGAGCCAGTACAAGCAAATGGTGGGGAGGGCTGGACGGGCCGGGATAGACACTCATGGAGAGAGCATCCTCATTCTACAGGACAAAGACAAAGTCTTG GTCAAGAAGCTTGTGTCCGCGCCAATGGAAATCTGCAAAAGCAATCTAATGCATAGCGACGGAAAGGGTGTCCTGAGTCTCATCCTATCCGTCATTGGATTAAAT ATCACGAACAGCTTAGAGCAGATCAGAGACTTCATGAGTGGCACATTGCTGTCTGTCCAGGAGAAACAGGTGTGCTTGGAGAGGAGCCTGTGGGAGGTGACACAGGAGTGTGTTGAGCTGCTTAAAGAGAAAGGCCTCGTCACCGTTTCCACAGAGCCACAAGATGGGTCCCTGCAAGTCACCAAGCTAGGAAGAGCTACTTACAAAG GCTCAGTGGATCTGACCTACTGTGACCTCCTGTATAGAGACCTGTCTAAAGGCCTGGAGAGCCTGATGCTGAATAGTTTCCTCCACCTCATCTACCTGGTCACACCCTATGACATGGTCTCCCAGTGTAAGCCTGACTGGATGGTCTACTTCAGACAG TTCACAATGTCATCAGCTGCGGAGCAAAAGATGTGTGCAGCAGTTGGTGTGTCTGAAAGTTTTGTTGCTAGAAAGGCTGCTGGACAGAATGTCAAGAAG AATGTTGACCAGGTGGTGGTGAGTCGGCTGTACCTGGCCCTGGTACTGCAGTCCCTGCTGAAGGAGACTGACCTGTGGAGCGTGGCTGACAGGTTCCAGCTCAGCCGGGGCTTCATCCAGACACTACTCAGCTCTTCCTCAGTATTCTGCTCCTGCGTGCTGCACTTCACCGAG GAGCTGGAAGAGTTCTGGCCCTTCAAAGCTCTCCTGACTGAGCTTACCCGCAGGCTGACCTACTGTGTCCAGGCCGAGCTCATCCCTCTCATGGAGGTAGCAGGAGTCATGGAG AGAAGAGCCAAGCTGCTGTACAATGCTGGCTATAAGACACTGGCTCATCTGGCCAACGCTGACCCTAACGTTCTCGCCAAGACTGTGGAGAACCTCTTCAAGAAGCAAGCAAATCAGATTGTTGCTTCGGCAAAA ATGCTGCTGAATGAGAAAGCTGATGCCCTTCAGGAGGAGATGGATGACTTATTGATGATGCCTCTTGATCTCCTCTCTTTGTAA
- the helq gene encoding helicase POLQ-like isoform X1, with the protein MSAEIKVKRPSSRKRSRDRRISNLTPAMKRTSASGRQCPDNTRPIDISRALDQSMDATFSEYCSDPEDLFGDYDSIVSDSSFLAKLDRVGQNMRQNDIEHTTSSRCPVILLAGNPDFTSLKSSTDNCPKQSCDDSMTESFLEGFTDDAFLDMPSSQLAFLQDPQTADRNCCTDEDKTSMSMRHPEKSVSTEDRNERHIAPKARKSVSDHLKRAMMANAATPSSVSRTAVQKEAVVTEEISVAMQAVESVSMATTDLGPFFGLPTKVKELICNLKGIKDLYEWQKTCLNLDSVQQRRNLIYSLPTSGGKTLVAEILILKELLCRRKDALFILPYVSLVQEKVRALASFGLELDFMVEEYAGSKGRFPPVKGRGKRSLYIATIEKAHGLVNSLIETNRLDNVGLVVVDELHMLGDGSRGAIIEMTLAKVLYISKSTQIIGMSATLGNLQDIQKFLKAESYTNDFRPVELKEYVKLKDSIYEVDPKEEECFRFSRVLNFKYSSAMQKIDQDHIVALVTEVIPSQSCLVFCPTKKNCENVAGMICKYLKEDFIQHKQAEKAVLLGELRSSGNGSLCPVLKKTVPYGLAYHHSGLTSEERKLVEEAYSAGVLCLLTCTSTLAAGINLPARRVILRSPYVAADFLKRSQYKQMVGRAGRAGIDTHGESILILQDKDKVLVKKLVSAPMEICKSNLMHSDGKGVLSLILSVIGLNITNSLEQIRDFMSGTLLSVQEKQVCLERSLWEVTQECVELLKEKGLVTVSTEPQDGSLQVTKLGRATYKGSVDLTYCDLLYRDLSKGLESLMLNSFLHLIYLVTPYDMVSQCKPDWMVYFRQFTMSSAAEQKMCAAVGVSESFVARKAAGQNVKKNVDQVVVSRLYLALVLQSLLKETDLWSVADRFQLSRGFIQTLLSSSSVFCSCVLHFTEELEEFWPFKALLTELTRRLTYCVQAELIPLMEVAGVMERRAKLLYNAGYKTLAHLANADPNVLAKTVENLFKKQANQIVASAKMLLNEKADALQEEMDDLLMMPLDLLSL; encoded by the exons ATGAGTGCCGAAATCAAAGTAAAACGACCGTCCTCGAGGAAGCGGTCCAGGGATAGACGTATAAGTAATCTCACGCCGGCAATGAAAAGGACCAGTGCTTCTGGACGACAATGTCCTGACAACACGAGACCGATAGATATTTCCAGAGCTTTGGACCAATCCATGGATGCAACGTTCAGTGAG TACTGCAGTGACCCTGAGGATTTATTTGGGGACTATGACAGCATTGTAAGCGACAGCTCTTTCCTGGCAAAGCTCGATAGAGTGGGGCAGAACATGAGACAGAATGACATTGAACATACAACCAGCAGCAGATGCCCTGTGATTCTGCTTGCTGGGAACCCTGACTTCACTTCACTGAAGTCTTCAACAGACAACTGTCCGAAACAATCATGTGATGACTCAATGACAGAATCATTCCTGGAGGGCTTCACAGATGATGCTTTCCTAGACATGCCAAGCTCACAACTCGCTTTTCTACAAGATCCCCAAACAGCAGACAGGAACTGCTGTACAGATGAGGACAAAACCTCCATGTCTATGAGACATCCTGAGAAGTCTGTCAGCACTGAAGATAGAAATGAGAGGCATATCGCCCCCAAGGCAAGGAAGAGCGTGTCCGATCATCTGAAGAGAGCTATGATGGCTAATGCAGCAACTCCTTCTAGTGTCTCCCGGACTGCAGTGCAGAAGGAGGCCGTAGTTACAGAGGAGATCAGTGTTGCCATGCAGGCTGTGGAATCTGTCTCCATGGCGACAACAGACCTTGGGCCTTTCTTTGGTCTTCCCACCAAAGTGAAGGAGCTGATATGCAATCTCAAAGGAATCAAAGATTTATATG AATGGCAGAAAACTTGTCTAAACCTGGACTCAGTTCAGCAGAGGAGAAACCTCATCTACTCTCTTCCCACCAGTGGTGGGAAGACTTTGGTGGCTGAGATACTTATCCTCAAAGAGCTTCTGTGCAGAAGGAAGGATGCCCTTTTCATCCTGCCTTATGTATCTCTAGTGCAGGAGAAG GTTCGAGCTTTGGCCAGTTTTGGCCTGGAGCTAGACTTCATGGTGGAGGAGTATGCTGGCAGTAAGGGCAGGTTCCCTCCAGTGAAGGGAAGGGGCAAGAGGTCCCTGTACATTGCCACTATAGAGAAGGCACACGGCCTGGTAAACTCTCTCAtagagacaaacagactggacaATGTGGGGCTGGTGGTTGTGGACGAG CTCCACATGTTGGGTGATGGTAGCAGAGGAGCTATCATTGAGATGACTCTCGCCAAAGTGCTCTATATCAGTA AGTCAACTCAGATCATTGGAATGAGTGCTACTCTGGGCAATCTCCAAGATATACAGAAGTTTCTGAAGGCAGAGAGCTACACTAATGACTTCAGACCG GTTGAGCTGAAGGAGTATGTGAAACTGAAGGACAGCATATACGAGGTGGACCCCAAGGAGGAGGAGTGCTTCAGATTCTCTCGGGTCCTGAACTTTAAG TACTCCAGTGCCATGCAGAAGATCGATCAGGATCATATTGTTGCCTTGGTGACTGAGGTCATTCCAAGCCAGTCTTGCCTTGTTTTCTGTCCCACCAAGAAGAACTGTGAGAACGTGGCTGGGATGATATGCAAGTACCTGAAAGA GGACTTTATCCAACACAAGCAGGCAGAGAAGGCTGTGTTGCTGGGGGAGCTGAGGAGCAGTGGGAATGGCTCCCTGTGTCCGGTGCTCAAGAAGACTGTGCCGTATGGCCTGGCTTACCACCACAGTGGGTTGACCAGTGAAGAGAGGAAGCTGGTGGAGGAGGCCTACTCTGCAGGggttctctgtctcctcacctgcACTTCTACGCTGGCTGCAGGAATCAACCTACCTGCTCGGAG AGTGATTCTGCGTTCTCCGTACGTGGCGGCAGACTTCCTGAAGAGGAGCCAGTACAAGCAAATGGTGGGGAGGGCTGGACGGGCCGGGATAGACACTCATGGAGAGAGCATCCTCATTCTACAGGACAAAGACAAAGTCTTG GTCAAGAAGCTTGTGTCCGCGCCAATGGAAATCTGCAAAAGCAATCTAATGCATAGCGACGGAAAGGGTGTCCTGAGTCTCATCCTATCCGTCATTGGATTAAAT ATCACGAACAGCTTAGAGCAGATCAGAGACTTCATGAGTGGCACATTGCTGTCTGTCCAGGAGAAACAGGTGTGCTTGGAGAGGAGCCTGTGGGAGGTGACACAGGAGTGTGTTGAGCTGCTTAAAGAGAAAGGCCTCGTCACCGTTTCCACAGAGCCACAAGATGGGTCCCTGCAAGTCACCAAGCTAGGAAGAGCTACTTACAAAG GCTCAGTGGATCTGACCTACTGTGACCTCCTGTATAGAGACCTGTCTAAAGGCCTGGAGAGCCTGATGCTGAATAGTTTCCTCCACCTCATCTACCTGGTCACACCCTATGACATGGTCTCCCAGTGTAAGCCTGACTGGATGGTCTACTTCAGACAG TTCACAATGTCATCAGCTGCGGAGCAAAAGATGTGTGCAGCAGTTGGTGTGTCTGAAAGTTTTGTTGCTAGAAAGGCTGCTGGACAGAATGTCAAGAAG AATGTTGACCAGGTGGTGGTGAGTCGGCTGTACCTGGCCCTGGTACTGCAGTCCCTGCTGAAGGAGACTGACCTGTGGAGCGTGGCTGACAGGTTCCAGCTCAGCCGGGGCTTCATCCAGACACTACTCAGCTCTTCCTCAGTATTCTGCTCCTGCGTGCTGCACTTCACCGAG GAGCTGGAAGAGTTCTGGCCCTTCAAAGCTCTCCTGACTGAGCTTACCCGCAGGCTGACCTACTGTGTCCAGGCCGAGCTCATCCCTCTCATGGAGGTAGCAGGAGTCATGGAG AGAAGAGCCAAGCTGCTGTACAATGCTGGCTATAAGACACTGGCTCATCTGGCCAACGCTGACCCTAACGTTCTCGCCAAGACTGTGGAGAACCTCTTCAAGAAGCAAGCAAATCAGATTGTTGCTTCGGCAAAA ATGCTGCTGAATGAGAAAGCTGATGCCCTTCAGGAGGAGATGGATGACTTATTGATGATGCCTCTTGATCTCCTCTCTTTGTAA